The following DNA comes from Sphingobacteriales bacterium.
GGCAAAGGCTTCTGAACTGAATAAAAACGTATTGCTTACAATACCTTCTGCCAGCAATAATCTGACGAGTTTCTTCGTATCCGTATTTTTATCCGGATAGACGCCAAGTAACAAACCCTCACCTGATATTTTAACGATATGCTGATCATCAAGGTATTCGATAAAAAGTTTATGTTTTTCTGCCACCTGATCAACAAGATGATCACTGATTAATGTGTCGATAACAGCAGAAGCCACCGCACAGGCAAGGGGATTTCCTCCGAAAGTAGTGGCATGACCGATTAAGGGATGTCCGTTATCGAGGGCATTCATGATTTTTTCCGAAGAAATAAAAACACCTGTCGGA
Coding sequences within:
- a CDS encoding aminotransferase class III-fold pyridoxal phosphate-dependent enzyme, producing PTGVFISSEKIMNALDNGHPLIGHATTFGGNPLACAVASAVIDTLISDHLVDQVAEKHKLFIEYLDDQHIVKISGEGLLLGVYPDKNTDTKKLVRLLLAEGIVSNTFLFSSEAFAIIPPLTISTEEIKLACQKINQVLKNAR